The following DNA comes from Clostridia bacterium.
GCTTTCGGAAAAGATGATAAGGCGAAGTGGACATTAAAGGAAGCGCAGGATATGTATAATGATGAACTAAAGATTTCGGCTGAAAGCAATTATAAATGTCCAATTGAAAGCGCCGAAGCTCTATATGACACTATCAAGAAGTTTGTTCAGCAAGATTAAGAGGACGATGAATTATGAGAGATTTTACAACGTGGCTGTCCGGTTTTCGTAGCAGCATCTCAGATTATACTTATTATGTAAACTACAGCAAGGTTTACCGAAATGTTGAAGAAATCAAGGTAGAATTGAATATTCTTAATTCTTTAATAGGCTCAAAGGATATTGAAAATGATTTTGAAAAGTTAGCGGGCAAATATCCTGCAATTTTGAAGTGTATCCCCGTTTTGCTGGCAGTTCGTTCAAAAGAAATCTATGCGATTGACAGCGATGGTGAATATACATATAGTTTCAAAAATGAGAAACTTACCGGTTCGCAAATTGAGCAATATAAGATTTTTATGAGGAAGACCGGTCTGTTTGATTTGATTGCCAATCATATTATAAGCAATCTTGTAGATTATGCCACCGGAGTTGAAACGGGATTGGAATCAAACGGTCGGAAAAATCGCGGAGGTCACTTAATGGAGAACCTTGTAGAGGGTTTTATTCAGAAAGCGGGATTTATTAAAGACATAACTTATTTCAAGGAAATGTATATCCATGAAATTGTTGATAAGTGGAACATAGATTTATCAGCCATTTCCAATCAGGGAAAAATGGAGAAACGCTTTGATTTTGTGATAAAGACTGATAATATGATTTACGGCATTGAAACAAACTTTTATGCCAGCGGCGGGTCAAAGTTAAACGAAACTGCCCGCAGCTATAAGCAAATTAATCAAGAGGTTGAAACTATTGACGGATTCACATTTGTATGGTTTACCGATGGTAAAGGATGGGAGAGCGCGAAGCACAACCTGGAAGAAACCTTTGATGTTATGGAGCATATATATAACATCAACGATTTGGAAAATGGCATTTTGAACAAACTATAAGGAGTCAAGCTGTTATGCAAGGCGGATTATTTATAGCATTATATGATGAAAACACATTGAAATTATACTTAAAAAGAGGAATTTACGGCTTTCTTATGAAACCGGTATTCACTAATCAACCGTCAAGTAGGAGCCGCCATTATGCTATATTGGCGGATTATGCCTGCAGCAGGGAAGGCAGCGATTTATTTTTCTTTTTAAACAGAAAAATCGTATATGGCGGAAAAATCTACGGAAATAAAAAGTCTGGTTCATTCTATATCAACGGAAAGAATAGTCCTCTTGGTATAAAATCGCAGGCAAATCTATTTTGGGATGAAACAGAAAGGTATGTACCGACTGAAAAGGAAGGCGTTTTTAAGGTTAAAGGTGCAGAAAAAGCACAGCCTTATATTTTTCAGTTTCACCAAAATGCAGATACGGGCAAATATATTGCTTCAGATGATTTATATTTTGAATTAGGCAAATACCCTTATCCATTACCATCTAATAGCATGCAGGGAATGGGATTTTGTACTTTAACACCGGGGGAAGTATCGGTTTTAATGAATAAGATTCAAACATCTGATAGAAAACTTGATTTTTCTGTGACTGATGAAATCAATAAAAAAGGCGACGAAACAATTTTTGACGAATCAATGGTTGACATTAAAGATGACTTTATAAATGAAGCTCAACTAGAATTTACAATTCTTTCTTCGTTAAAACCGTTTGCCTCATTCTTAACGGAGGACTACATATTGTGTCGTCAAGTACCAATCTCTCCGTTTAAGCCAATGGATATGGATAGAGCGGATATATGTTTGTACAGCATGAGCAATCCTATAAAAGACGGTACAATACCTAATATTGTGATTGAATTAAAAAGAGGTAAAGCGAGTTATAAAGCATATGAACAAGTCAATCGTTATTTGAAATGGATAGAACAAATCAGCACAAAAGAAGAATTTGAAAATGTAAGAGCATATATAATTGCTGATTCTTTTGCAAAAATACACAAGGAAAAAGTCGACACTATATATGCGGATAAAATAGGATTGTTTTCCATTAGTAAAATGGAGTTTGAAGAAATAGAGTAGAATCATATGAGAAGTCAAATAAAAAAATGGGAACCCGAAGATTTTGAGTTGGAAATGACAACACATTGGTCATTTCCAAAGCGCGGTGATTGGGCAACTCACGATGCAAAATGGAGAGGAAACTGGTCGCCATATATTCCGCGTAATATCCTTCTGCGCTATTCGCAAGAGGGTGATTTGGTACTTGATCAATTTGCCGGAGGCGGTACAACCCTTGTTGAAGCAAAACTCCTTAATCGTGACATTATCGGCGTAGATGTAAACGATATAGCATTAAACAGGTGCAGAGAAAAAACATCTTTTGACCGTGAAGGCGCTAACGGGAAAGT
Coding sequences within:
- a CDS encoding type II restriction endonuclease; this translates as MRDFTTWLSGFRSSISDYTYYVNYSKVYRNVEEIKVELNILNSLIGSKDIENDFEKLAGKYPAILKCIPVLLAVRSKEIYAIDSDGEYTYSFKNEKLTGSQIEQYKIFMRKTGLFDLIANHIISNLVDYATGVETGLESNGRKNRGGHLMENLVEGFIQKAGFIKDITYFKEMYIHEIVDKWNIDLSAISNQGKMEKRFDFVIKTDNMIYGIETNFYASGGSKLNETARSYKQINQEVETIDGFTFVWFTDGKGWESAKHNLEETFDVMEHIYNINDLENGILNKL